The DNA region GCACTCTGGTAGCCATGTTGAAGACCATGCCTGCCGGAGCTGGCAAAGGGGAATCCTGAAGTCAACCGCAGTGCATTGCCTTGCTGACCTCCATCAAGAGCTGTCTAAAGCAGCTGTTGATCCAACCAAGTTGCGCGATCTGCAAGCGACAGACCATCTCAGAAACTGATCAGACAGATCTCTGCCAGACCTGCCAACAACGCCTCGGTCTCGCAGAGACTGCGATCAAAGGCATGAGCCCCCTGCCCTGGCGGGCAGCCTCCTGGTACAGGGGTGCCATGCGCCAGTTGATTCTGTCGTTACGCAGAAATCAAAACGTTGGCTCTCTGCAAGCGATTTGCAGGATGCTGCAGCGCGATTTGCAGGAAGAGACTCTGCTGATCCCGATTCCAGGCTGGAAGGCGAAAAGCCGGTCGAATCCGCTTCCGGAACTCATGTGCCGCTGCCTGGAGCGACCGACACTTCAGGTGCTGGAGCGTTGTCGCCCCACGGTGGGCCAGCACCGGCTGAACCGTCGGCAGAGAGAGAGCAACCAGTGCGGCAGCTTCACCTTGAATCAAGCTTGGACCCAGTCGAAAAACCATGAATGGACGAGTTGGCCCACACAACAAGAGGTCTGGATTGTGGATGACATCGTGACAACAGGTGCAACCGTTCTGGCCGCGCAACAGGCTCTTCAGGCCTCAGGAACCACCATCCAAGGGGTGCTCTGCCTGGCCAGAACACCTTGGGAGTTCCACCCCGTGATTTAAGATTCAAAGGTGGCGCAGACAACGCGCCGGGATAGCTCAGTTGGTAGAGCAGGCGACTGAAAATCGCCGTGTCCCCAGTTCAAATCTGGGTCCTGGCACCTTTCTTAAGCGCAAAAAAAGCACCGAATGGTTCCTGTAATGGCACTATTCGGTGCTTTTTAGTCCTCCAATCTCCTAGAGGCCATGCGCCCCATCTGCAGAGAAGCAGCAATGACTCAACGGTCCAGGAACACCTCGACTGAATACAAAAAAACGGGATGGCTTTCCGGACCATCCCGCTCCCCCTGTTCGTGTTTTCCGCAGCCTGCACAACCCCCTTCATTTGTACCCACCCAGTTTTGTGTATCGGTTAGATACACAAAGTCGTCAAAAGCACAATTCAGGCAAACGACTCGAGCAGGTACAACGTCGATTCATCAGGCGCCATTGCAGAAGTAAACCGCTTCGGCATTGGTCCTGCCATCGGCGATGACCTGTTTCAAGCAAGCGTTGTACACCCTGCTTTCCTGCTTGAGAGCACAGATGCCCAACGCGATTGCTGTCCGTGACATGGCGGAGACGGCGGTGGCAGAAATCCCTATCACGCCGTTAGTGAGTATTGCCTTGTTGGTGCCGCCGCAACCCTTCTCCTAAGCGGGAGTGCTTTGCGTGGAGTTCTCTCCGGCCATGGGTTAAAACATCGCCCACAGACAACACCCAGAAACGCATCAAGGGATAGTCATATCTGCTCTTGATCAGCACAAACCTTCTTGCACAGGACTGACGGCAAATCGATTCAGCCCCTTCTGCCACTTTCCCGCGCAGGGAATGCATGATTTTCAGACTTGCAGCTTGACCTCACTTGCTTCTTGATGTCAGGGAACTGCGGGCAAGTCAGAGCAGGAAAATCTGCTTTTGCCTCCCTAAAGAGATTGCGGATCAGGGTTTTGTATTGACGTCTGGTCTCTTCCACAGAAGCTCCCTTCACTTCACAGTGCTTGCGAATGATGAGGAAGAACTCCAGGAAATCGTTGCTGGAAATTCGCTCAACCCTCTTGGTTGTTGCCCAGGGTTGGAGGCCAATACCTATAGGTCCATGCCACAGGTTCCGCTTATCACTTAACCAGCGATTGCGATTGTTCCTTGGTTGCTGCTCTTCATGGGTATACCAGCGTTCCCAATACACCGAAAGCGCCTGGCCTTGCTCAAGCTGATGCTGCTCCAGTTGCTGATGCAGAGTTCTCCACCGCTCTTGAGAAGCAGCCAGAGCAATCGTCACAGCTTCCCAAGGGTCAGTGGTTCCACAGGTGCCCTCGATCGACAGACGCTTGCCCTGTCCTCGGTTGGTTCTTCCTGCAAAGGGACGCGGGTCATCTGCCTGTTCAGGAAGAAAGCGCCATTGGAGGTTCTTGGTCTTCCTGCTCTTAGCACTTGGTTTCTGGCGGAAAATGGAGAGAGATGGATGAATGATCGACCCTGCCCATCCCAGATCACGCATCACATTGAGAGTGTGCAGGCTGCCATCGATCCAGTTCTGGGGAAGAGAGCGAGACATAGAGTTCCCATACCAACGCCTACAACCAGGAAGGCGAAGGACCTACCGCCAAACCGAACCAAGAGTAAGGACGCGGTCAGGGAGCAGCAAACAAGACTCTGCCAAAAGGCATGCCTTGATCGCCGCTCGACCCATTCATAAACCTGGTCCTGTCACTTCGCAGAACCGCTCATTGATTCCAATACCGGTTAACGACGATCGACAATTCAACAACGCCGATGGCTTCGCCATGGTGTTCGATCCAGCCTGGAAACAATGTCTCAAGCTCGGTGAGCTTGAGAACAAGTCAGTCGATGAAAG from Synechococcus sp. UW179A includes:
- a CDS encoding ComF family protein, with the translated sequence MLTSIKSCLKQLLIQPSCAICKRQTISETDQTDLCQTCQQRLGLAETAIKGMSPLPWRAASWYRGAMRQLILSLRRNQNVGSLQAICRMLQRDLQEETLLIPIPGWKAKSRSNPLPELMCRCLERPTLQVLERCRPTVGQHRLNRRQRESNQCGSFTLNQAWTQSKNHEWTSWPTQQEVWIVDDIVTTGATVLAAQQALQASGTTIQGVLCLARTPWEFHPVI